Within the Pengzhenrongella sicca genome, the region CACTTCTTCGCGCTGTTCGGCGAGCGCATCGAGGACCACCTCGACCTCGAGCGCCTCGACCCCGCCTACCGGGTCTTCTTCGAGTCGGCGCCCGGCGGCCCGGCGCAGACCCTCGAGGTCGGGGCCGACCCCGAGGAGAACTGGGCCCGCTTCGACGCGTGGGAGCCTGGGGCCGGCGAACGGATGCGCGCCTACGCGGCCGAGTCCAGCGAGGCCTACCGCACCGCCCTCGACCACTTCCTGTACACGACCTTCGCCCGCAGCGACCGCGCGCTGAGCGCCGACGTGCTGAGGCGGACCCCCACGCTGGCCCGCCTGCTGTCGGAGCACCTCGCGACGCGCGTCGAGCGCACCGTCCAGGACCCCCGACTGCGGCAGGTGCTCGGGTACCACGCCGTCTTCCTCGGCTCCTCGCCGTACCGCGTCCCGGCGCTCTACTCGCTGATGAGCCACCTCGACCTCGTCGACGGCGTCCGCTTCCCGCGCGGCGGCATGTACACGCTCATCGAGGCGATCGAGCGCCTCGCCCGCGCGCAGGGCGTCGAGATCAGGACCGGCGCCGACGTCGTCGCGATCGAGGTCGACCCGGCACCCCGCTCGGCGCGCAGCCCGCGGCGCACCGGCCTCGCCCGCGGCGTGCGGCTGGCGACCGGCGAGGTGCTGGCGGCCGACGTCGTCGTCTCCGGCGCCGACCTGCACCACACCGAGACCGCGCTGCTCGCGCCCGAGCACTCCGCCCGGCCCGAGCGGTCGTGGGACCGCAGCGGGCCCGGCATCTCCGCCCTGCTCGTCATGGCTGGCGTGCGCGGGGAGCTGCCTGAGCTCGCGCACCACTCCCTGTTCTTCACCCGGGACTGGCCGGGCAACTTCGACGACCTGCTCGGTTCCGGGCCCGCGAGCCCGGTCGGGTCGCTGCACGTGCCGGAGGTCGGGTCGATCTACGTGTCCCGGACGACCGCCACCGATCCGGCCGCCGCGCCTCCCGGCCACGAGAACCTGTTCCTGCTCGTGCCGTTCCCCGCCGACCCCACGCTCGGCTCGGCCGACGGCTCGGGCCCCGACTCGCGCGCCGCGCTCGAGGCGCACGCCGACCGCTACCTCGACCAGGTCGGGCAGTGGGCCGGGATCCCGGGCCTGCGGGAGCGCGTGGTGACCCGCCGCGTCGTCGGGCCCGCCGACTTCGCCAACGACTTCTCGGCCTGGCGCGGCGGCGCCCTCGGCATGGAGCACACGCTGCGCCAGAGCGCGATGTTCCGGCCCGGGAACGTCTCGCCCCGCGTGCCGAACCTGCTGTACGTCGGCGGCGGCACGATCCCCGGCGTCGGCCTGCCGATGTGCCTGATCAGCGCCGAGCTCGTCGCGAAGCGGCTGCTCGGGGAGACCTCCGCGAGCCCGCTGCCGGCGCCGCTGCGCCCCGGCTTCCTCGCCGCCGCGCGGGCGCGGGGGTTGTGGCCCGGCGCGGCGACCCGGGCCGCCCGCCGGTGATCCGCTTCGCGTACCTGGGCGCCCTCGCGGTGTCGCTCGGCGGGCTCGCGCTGCTCGACCACCGGTTCCGGCTCGCGTTCTGGGCGCACGGGCGCCGGGCGGCCGCGTGCGTGCTGACCGGCGTCGTCGGATTCCTCGCCTGGGACGGCGCGGGGCTCGCCCTCGGCATCTTCGCCCGCGGCGACAGTCCGCACATGACCGGGCTGCTGCTCGCGCCCGAGCTGCCGGTCGAGGAGCCGTTCTTCCTCGCCCTGCTCTGTTACACGACGCTGCTCGTGTGGCTCGCCCTGGACCGGCGCGGTCGGTCGGCGCGGTCGGCTCGCGCGCCGCGGAGGGCGGATCGATGACGAACGCGCTGCTCAACCTGGCCGTGCTCGCGGCGCTGATCCTCGGGCTGGGGCGGCACCTGCGGGGGCTGCGCGCCGGCCCGATCGTGGGGGCCGCCGTGGTGCTGGTCGCGATGACGGCGGTGTTCGACACGGTGATGATCGGGGTCGGGCTCTACGTCTACGACCCCGACCGCATCCTCGGGGTGTACGTCGCGGGAGCTCCCCTCGAGGACTTCGCCTACCCGCTCGCCGCCGCGATCGCGATGCCCGCGCTCTGGACGCTCTTCGGGGCCCGGGAGCGACGGGCCCCGGGTGAGCCCGGCGGGAGCGGGCCGACGTGAGCGGCCGCGCGTCGACCACCCGCGCCGCGGCCCTGCGCTCGATCGTCGCGGCGTCGCGGCCGTTCTCCTGGGTCAACACCGCCTACCCGTTCGCGGCGGGCTACCTGCTCGCCACGGGGGGCCGGGTCGACGTCGCGCTCGTGGTCGGGACGGTCTACTTCCTCGGCCCGTACAACCTGCTGATGTACGGGATCAACGACGTCTTCGACTACGCCTCCGACCTGCTCAACCCGCGCAAGGGCGGGATCGAGGGCGCGCTCGCCGACCCGGCCACGGCGCGCTCGGAGCACCGGCGCATCCTGTGGGCGTGCGCTGCGACGAACCTGCCGCTGCTCGGCTGGCTGCTCGCGCTCGGCGACGCGGCCGCGGGCGCGGTCCTCGCGCTCGTCGTCTTCCTCGTCGTCGCGTACTCGGCGCCGGGGCTGCGCTTCAAGGAGCGCCCGGGGCTGGACTCCGCGACGTCGGCGATGCACTTCGTCGGCCCGCTGCTGTACGCGCTCGTGCTCGTCGGCGCGGACCTGACCGCGCCGAGCGTGTGGCCGGTGCTCGTCGCGTTCTTCCTGTGGGGGATGGCCTCGCACGCCTTCGGCGCGGTGCAGGACGTGCGGGCCGACCGGGCCGGCGGGATCGCGTCGGTCGCGACGGCGGTGGGCGCCCACGCGACCGTCGTCGCGGCGACCGTCGGCTACCTCGCGGCCGCGGCGGTGCTGCTCGTCGTGCCGTGGCCCGGCTCGCTCACGGCCCTGGCGCCGCTGCCGTACGCGGTCAACGCGGCGAGCTTCTGGTCCGTGCGGGACGCGGACTGCGAACGCGCCAACCGGGGCTGGCGCCGGTTCCTCTGGCTCAATCTCGTGACCGGTTTCGCCGTCACGATGGTGCTCATCGCCGTCGCCCGGACGGCCTGAGCCGCGCGCGCGATCGTCCTACGCGCTACGCGCGATCGTCCTGTGCACGACGCCGCCCGCCGACGCTGATGCGTCGGCGGGCGGCGGTCGTGCGTGGGGCTCAGCTCAGGCGCGGCTGCGGCCGCTGGTCAG harbors:
- the crtI gene encoding phytoene desaturase family protein; the encoded protein is MAEPSAAHDSAAGAGAAGRRVVVIGGGIAGLAAAALLARGGASVTLVERHEHVGGRVGTLELDGFRFDTGPSWYFMPEVFEHFFALFGERIEDHLDLERLDPAYRVFFESAPGGPAQTLEVGADPEENWARFDAWEPGAGERMRAYAAESSEAYRTALDHFLYTTFARSDRALSADVLRRTPTLARLLSEHLATRVERTVQDPRLRQVLGYHAVFLGSSPYRVPALYSLMSHLDLVDGVRFPRGGMYTLIEAIERLARAQGVEIRTGADVVAIEVDPAPRSARSPRRTGLARGVRLATGEVLAADVVVSGADLHHTETALLAPEHSARPERSWDRSGPGISALLVMAGVRGELPELAHHSLFFTRDWPGNFDDLLGSGPASPVGSLHVPEVGSIYVSRTTATDPAAAPPGHENLFLLVPFPADPTLGSADGSGPDSRAALEAHADRYLDQVGQWAGIPGLRERVVTRRVVGPADFANDFSAWRGGALGMEHTLRQSAMFRPGNVSPRVPNLLYVGGGTIPGVGLPMCLISAELVAKRLLGETSASPLPAPLRPGFLAAARARGLWPGAATRAARR
- a CDS encoding lycopene cyclase domain-containing protein, with the translated sequence MIRFAYLGALAVSLGGLALLDHRFRLAFWAHGRRAAACVLTGVVGFLAWDGAGLALGIFARGDSPHMTGLLLAPELPVEEPFFLALLCYTTLLVWLALDRRGRSARSARAPRRADR
- a CDS encoding lycopene cyclase domain-containing protein → MTNALLNLAVLAALILGLGRHLRGLRAGPIVGAAVVLVAMTAVFDTVMIGVGLYVYDPDRILGVYVAGAPLEDFAYPLAAAIAMPALWTLFGARERRAPGEPGGSGPT
- a CDS encoding prenyltransferase — its product is MSGRASTTRAAALRSIVAASRPFSWVNTAYPFAAGYLLATGGRVDVALVVGTVYFLGPYNLLMYGINDVFDYASDLLNPRKGGIEGALADPATARSEHRRILWACAATNLPLLGWLLALGDAAAGAVLALVVFLVVAYSAPGLRFKERPGLDSATSAMHFVGPLLYALVLVGADLTAPSVWPVLVAFFLWGMASHAFGAVQDVRADRAGGIASVATAVGAHATVVAATVGYLAAAAVLLVVPWPGSLTALAPLPYAVNAASFWSVRDADCERANRGWRRFLWLNLVTGFAVTMVLIAVARTA